One window of the Leptospira koniambonensis genome contains the following:
- a CDS encoding ATP-binding protein, with protein sequence MDFAPEKILYYSVDLDELSKIRGEVREFLGEDCSDIVKGRIVFCLDEAMTNVIEHGFTEPDSSKIELRMKKNKGSWKFSILDQGVPFDPTKEKSETWKELYESGADGGFGLRSIKKIMVVRYQRLKNPPRNKLTLIHTR encoded by the coding sequence ATGGATTTCGCTCCGGAAAAAATCCTATATTACTCCGTCGATCTGGACGAACTTTCTAAAATTCGGGGAGAAGTCCGCGAATTTTTAGGAGAGGACTGTTCTGATATTGTCAAAGGCAGGATAGTATTCTGCCTAGACGAAGCTATGACTAATGTAATAGAACATGGATTTACGGAGCCTGACTCTTCTAAAATTGAATTAAGAATGAAAAAGAATAAAGGAAGCTGGAAGTTTTCCATCCTGGACCAAGGCGTTCCTTTCGATCCCACCAAAGAAAAAAGCGAAACCTGGAAGGAATTATACGAAAGCGGTGCAGATGGAGGTTTCGGATTACGTTCCATTAAAAAGATAATGGTCGTACGTTACCAGCGTCTCAAAAATCCTCCGCGTAATAAACTCACTCTGATCCATACGAGATAA
- a CDS encoding STAS domain-containing protein — MANLTFNEKVDGSKLILTVAGEIDAKTAPDLKIKLEAAVGNGIKTIICDCSALTYIASAGIGVLNSIQKFLKEKSGEIVFCSLKKEVKDTMELMYFTKKVRVFPSLNDALGGV; from the coding sequence ATGGCAAACCTCACATTCAACGAGAAAGTAGACGGAAGCAAATTAATTCTCACAGTTGCAGGAGAGATTGATGCTAAGACTGCTCCGGATCTGAAAATCAAATTAGAAGCTGCAGTAGGTAACGGGATCAAAACAATTATTTGTGATTGTTCTGCTCTTACTTATATCGCTTCTGCTGGGATTGGTGTTTTGAACTCAATCCAAAAATTTCTGAAGGAAAAATCAGGCGAGATCGTTTTCTGTAGTCTTAAAAAAGAAGTAAAGGATACGATGGAACTGATGTACTTCACTAAAAAGGTGAGAGTATTTCCTTCTTTAAATGATGCGTTAGGCGGAGTTTGA
- a CDS encoding PP2C family protein-serine/threonine phosphatase: MIKNKFLRAVLPGIRAKLSFFTAALVISILGFTSIIHYSQQTKALEEKLESELKAPLEYVNSVVLDLENLSRSMILIEEFKVRVKEKKKQLSKFKRTVVQKEGGFFGALKSFGQSIGLNVKRGNVYKSVDTYFTKYLSEKEIQEFESKVRNELRKENGAPIDTPVYERIRSIAEKTALARISAETSKIRIEEITEEIKFLDTELTKADLDPKKKKTYLTDKDKLEKERKAAEKAIPDGEKRAASGETALTKALQNFFRGSFKDRISSLGLLPDKIRILAYDRVGKETLDTGLLFSQSSETGKKLLAQADFIESRKALFGDTDVLEVIQNKSEPESYEVGGRQYEVVYRPVFRNPSTAERSRSMAEEIAENRKDWEKYLEEDRKISAEIAEISQRLKTRMSELRKDGKAKPSSDKEFKNLALAYRQMLKKRDTKLEQLQPYGPVFEKNEKKWNDDHKSLKDKISSTSKEILEWEKMLKFPPKEGENKVSPEEIQEKIRVLESQEEEYKDSLIRLESTKGDWGNSYERKAEDAFFGLREAALEDFTFIPFKTGPAGIRRYYKDENERKSVKIKWRLLREWILSGNSETELPKTPRGIAWDSGILVRSRSEVEEVMWALDSTPLVASGEEEGKGLVYELLRKDLLGYNIILIDRTEGIRQMKSNREEMIRYTGIIGTIAILLAYGLAWFVVRRIRIISKNAESIGDGNLNVEFPPAGYDEIGILSESLNDMVHGLKEREEMKGELLAAEEIQKRLLPEKLPSSLNDYVEFGAFYKAMTGVGGDYYDFIELGGGKIAICIGDVSNHGVGPAIVMALFRAQIRAILRKGERDLKKILLEANGYLYEDTPDHIFITFFLAIFDSNTSRLEYISAGHMKPLFFDASDGKIKELPAGGLPIGMDENSFFETTIERRALTLDSGDVFFEYTDGLDEARSPNSDMYSRERLAKLLHTNGEKRPEELIKIIVTDVESHTQQDLSATGFSKLSDDIAMIAIRKR; encoded by the coding sequence ATGATTAAAAACAAATTCCTAAGAGCGGTTCTGCCCGGCATTCGAGCAAAACTTTCCTTTTTCACGGCCGCATTGGTCATCTCTATATTAGGTTTTACTTCTATAATCCATTATTCCCAACAGACAAAAGCTTTAGAAGAGAAGCTTGAGTCAGAGTTAAAGGCTCCTTTGGAATATGTAAACTCAGTCGTTTTGGATCTGGAAAACCTGAGTCGAAGTATGATCTTGATCGAGGAATTCAAGGTCAGGGTTAAAGAGAAGAAAAAACAACTCAGTAAGTTCAAAAGGACAGTTGTCCAGAAGGAAGGTGGGTTTTTCGGAGCATTAAAATCATTCGGTCAATCCATAGGTTTGAATGTTAAAAGAGGAAATGTTTATAAATCTGTAGATACTTATTTTACAAAATATCTTTCCGAAAAAGAGATCCAAGAATTCGAATCTAAGGTCCGTAACGAATTAAGAAAAGAGAATGGAGCACCGATTGACACTCCTGTTTACGAAAGGATCCGATCTATCGCTGAAAAAACGGCTCTTGCTCGGATCAGCGCAGAAACTTCTAAGATCAGAATAGAAGAAATCACAGAAGAAATTAAGTTTTTAGATACAGAATTAACTAAAGCAGACTTAGATCCCAAAAAGAAAAAAACATATCTGACAGATAAGGATAAATTGGAGAAGGAGCGTAAGGCCGCTGAAAAAGCGATCCCAGATGGAGAAAAGAGGGCTGCATCAGGTGAGACTGCATTAACAAAAGCTCTTCAGAATTTTTTTAGAGGATCTTTTAAAGATCGAATTTCTTCCTTAGGTCTACTTCCGGATAAAATTAGAATTTTAGCATATGATAGAGTGGGGAAGGAAACCTTAGATACAGGTTTGTTATTCTCTCAAAGTTCAGAGACAGGAAAAAAATTACTCGCCCAAGCTGACTTTATTGAAAGTCGTAAAGCTCTTTTTGGGGACACAGATGTTTTGGAAGTTATACAAAACAAATCTGAACCTGAAAGTTATGAAGTAGGCGGAAGACAATACGAAGTAGTATATCGTCCTGTTTTTAGAAATCCAAGTACTGCAGAAAGATCTAGATCTATGGCGGAAGAGATCGCGGAGAATCGGAAAGACTGGGAAAAATATCTGGAAGAAGATAGAAAAATTTCCGCAGAGATCGCTGAGATTTCTCAGAGACTGAAGACCAGAATGTCGGAACTCCGCAAGGATGGAAAAGCTAAACCTTCTTCTGATAAAGAATTCAAAAATCTGGCTTTGGCTTACAGACAGATGCTCAAAAAACGTGACACTAAGTTAGAGCAGTTGCAACCTTATGGACCTGTATTCGAGAAGAATGAGAAAAAATGGAATGATGATCATAAATCTCTAAAGGACAAGATCTCAAGCACTTCTAAAGAAATTTTAGAATGGGAGAAGATGCTTAAATTCCCTCCTAAAGAAGGAGAAAATAAAGTTTCTCCGGAAGAGATCCAAGAGAAGATCCGAGTCTTAGAATCTCAGGAAGAAGAATATAAAGATTCCTTAATTCGTTTAGAGTCTACTAAAGGTGATTGGGGGAATTCCTACGAGCGTAAGGCAGAAGATGCATTTTTTGGTTTGAGAGAAGCGGCATTAGAAGATTTCACCTTTATTCCTTTCAAAACAGGGCCTGCAGGCATCAGAAGATATTATAAAGATGAAAACGAAAGAAAGTCCGTTAAGATCAAATGGAGACTTTTGAGAGAATGGATACTTTCTGGAAATTCTGAAACTGAACTTCCTAAAACTCCAAGGGGAATTGCTTGGGATTCCGGAATTTTGGTCCGAAGCAGAAGCGAGGTCGAAGAAGTAATGTGGGCCTTGGATTCTACTCCTCTTGTAGCTTCTGGGGAGGAAGAGGGTAAAGGGCTAGTTTACGAACTTCTTCGCAAGGACTTATTAGGATATAATATTATTCTAATAGATCGGACCGAGGGAATTCGCCAAATGAAGTCTAACCGAGAGGAGATGATCCGATATACTGGGATCATTGGAACAATCGCAATCCTTTTGGCTTATGGTTTGGCTTGGTTTGTGGTCCGTAGGATCAGAATTATTAGTAAAAATGCTGAATCGATTGGAGATGGTAACCTGAATGTTGAATTTCCTCCTGCAGGTTATGATGAGATCGGTATATTAAGTGAATCTTTGAACGATATGGTTCATGGATTGAAAGAGAGAGAAGAGATGAAAGGAGAACTTCTGGCGGCAGAAGAAATCCAAAAACGACTTCTTCCCGAAAAACTTCCTTCTAGCTTGAATGACTATGTAGAATTCGGTGCATTCTATAAGGCGATGACGGGAGTGGGCGGGGACTATTACGATTTTATTGAATTAGGCGGAGGAAAGATCGCGATTTGTATCGGTGACGTTTCTAACCATGGTGTTGGTCCCGCAATCGTGATGGCTCTTTTCAGGGCTCAGATCCGTGCAATTCTTCGCAAAGGAGAAAGAGATCTTAAAAAGATCTTACTTGAGGCGAATGGTTATTTGTATGAAGACACTCCAGATCATATTTTCATTACATTCTTCTTGGCGATCTTCGATTCTAATACTTCTAGATTGGAATATATTTCTGCTGGGCATATGAAACCTTTATTCTTCGATGCTTCTGATGGAAAAATAAAAGAACTTCCTGCTGGCGGTTTACCTATCGGCATGGATGAAAATTCTTTCTTTGAAACTACGATAGAAAGAAGGGCATTAACATTAGATTCTGGAGACGTTTTCTTTGAGTATACGGATGGTTTGGATGAGGCAAGAAGTCCTAACTCCGATATGTATTCAAGAGAAAGACTTGCTAAGCTATTACATACAAATGGAGAAAAACGTCCTGAAGAATTGATCAAGATTATTGTTACAGACGTGGAATCTCATACGCAGCAAGATTTGAGTGCAACTGGTTTCTCTAAACTTTCGGACGATATTGCGATGATCGCGATCCGCAAGAGATAA
- a CDS encoding carboxyl transferase domain-containing protein encodes MIPTRKPEPDSFTQGILSIPEIDSVIRELKVLNPGRSERKEILPERKGILRKVLIANRGEIAKRFFLVLREEGIRSVAVVTDPDREQSWYESADEIIYIGSSDKYTNSQTIIAAALLSDANAVYPGYGFLSEDFKFVESLEEASLIYKKNIIFMGPKASVMRKVGNKLDARKLALENGIPLLLGSGPITGGEEIAIQEAERIGYPIMIKLDSGGGGKGMVIVRNSKELVPAIESAVRIGLQSYGNGTFFFEKYVERPAHFEVQIFNSTAVGIRKCAVQRRNQKVVEESGETFLDDRTLLQLLSSAEKIAHISGYSEGCAAGTVEFLLDCETGNFGFLEMNTRLQVEYPVTDQSLGIDLAKWQILFFDGREQEIPYDSVIRRRFSDRNHSIQCRIYAEDPFQNYSPSPGKIKDLELPTFNGVRCDFGFRKGDRVLGDYDPMIGKLITTGTTREEALLRMERALSDLYIRGITTNIEQLIKLVRHDLFRSGEYDNLILSNNEELTKAEKESEEEGAIICSLAESVFITENDLKRSFRDRDLPKLLHSQESEYSLYEFELKSELKTFKTRLFRTSISSYRVLLNGKDFGTIGVSVRGELGEEFLVEFEGRTIPVRVDRRPSYHLVRFPDKQGKLRYLRFSILSKDKKNNTSNEGVLRSPFQGTFVKICNNPLTNGTWKEGEIIQEGDPILVISAMKMETVLTAPVGGRLGYLLEHGDRNKLVRGMTASGMVLGKGLSEGEILAKIETEQKSETNKELENHNTSGESIWEIWTSIDADTELKLPPIQKTSGSDLRTFLRSWMLGTFREQDAAEKIDSILSNFEFAKLSDSENRLWGNFYIELLKFHVLVRRIFSSDPGTKFSHYGEIQRALSEWDTEGYNPPKTTKKLLSNAFHYYGIKPWNPLRRTKSQKDAFIFLVKAYANLREGKELTAKLLEILSIYAPPTPSIDLALNGILYLEEREKESSLEKTVRRILSSRGNRPQKFKGGDATISRKHVFDYVRFLKSPWSSVSEEKPETLEEKFRRSFSENLPLLPENFDDSLTAQIRKKLEYWQTQGNIKRLFSPTPGHFLYFLETGKEKQYILFSTLSAKPGTQTSRFDLETTAKIGACILQGSQIFKRLDIFRLEVLVSGFKVKFDPGSNEEDVFNYNNIMESAGSVLRFFLHGLYSQFTMDFLPENTEKTVTLSFFFKDGKLRMDIAHPNDPRFPYCVGTDPKDLAVFQKGKWPLECWVSEVFDTDSAKEITIPGIDGLLRKNPKTGKEEIYSPGAKIFEGKIGGKPALCFFKDSRVAGGATGDLEGRKYIAAAYYSYRKDLPLYIWNDGAGANIKEGMVSLNRAAEGFFMNSLLSAGVKASDFRAAIESHSDPILKEVCSETEKKYGSEFRKYNSEDKPNLCFTVAVGTGSSTGLDVYGSSQASLQVLLNEDESYRVLTGSSVIESVTGEKFTNYEIGGAKIMGQATGTVDFVANDKIQLIWIIRRIQDSLLGCKLLPKEKSQRVISENWNVLDENEIIHHSESGFFLPIKENYSGSGSLISGFIRLGQTPVLSMGPRTNDGFHSLPCIIKAKESVRIAEKTGASLLLVYGSKWFRSSHLDDYDSLRPRRDFQKSLQNFKGACLHFVKNPEGLRVSELTSSADVWLLLEPNEKSKASAHKEFSNKKRWATFTSKNESEAYEIIKKFFHLLNHRSIENSSPSKNEIKLPKEITVSYDMKEEIVQKILDENTFLEFGEWDPGSSLITGLGRIQGRTVAIIADQPKGGGSPDAPGTEKFRVFTEFANKHSIPLLMISDAPGFVPGTKQERARIQQIGGESLDVNVLSEIPVVSIILRQNYGGRQIHAFSGFLRPGIAYYSLAEATLAVMGGNSAFDLFQGAKVSSLRKEGNIQEIESIQKEFFESFTKKSRADFDAKNTGVLDGTFGSISELREVLKIGLEEADLKLSLWRKNKNKYSEGEVYICPSNSEEDWKDLILP; translated from the coding sequence ATGATACCCACAAGAAAACCTGAACCAGATTCATTTACACAAGGAATATTAAGTATTCCTGAAATAGATTCAGTTATAAGAGAATTAAAAGTCTTAAACCCTGGACGCTCCGAAAGAAAAGAAATTTTGCCAGAACGAAAAGGAATACTGAGAAAAGTACTGATCGCAAATAGAGGAGAGATAGCCAAAAGATTCTTTTTAGTATTAAGGGAAGAAGGCATCCGTTCCGTTGCAGTAGTAACAGATCCTGATAGAGAACAATCTTGGTATGAATCAGCCGATGAGATCATATACATAGGAAGTTCAGATAAATATACAAATTCTCAGACAATCATAGCTGCTGCATTACTTTCAGACGCAAACGCTGTTTATCCCGGATATGGATTTTTATCCGAAGACTTCAAATTTGTAGAATCCTTAGAAGAAGCTTCTTTAATATATAAAAAGAATATAATATTTATGGGACCCAAAGCCTCAGTGATGAGAAAAGTGGGAAACAAACTGGATGCCAGAAAATTAGCACTGGAGAATGGTATCCCCCTTTTATTAGGAAGCGGACCAATCACCGGAGGAGAAGAGATCGCAATCCAAGAAGCAGAAAGGATCGGCTATCCTATCATGATCAAATTGGACAGCGGTGGCGGTGGAAAAGGAATGGTCATCGTAAGAAATTCCAAAGAACTAGTTCCCGCAATTGAAAGTGCAGTTCGGATCGGTCTCCAATCTTACGGAAACGGGACCTTCTTCTTTGAAAAATATGTAGAGAGACCTGCTCACTTTGAAGTACAAATTTTCAACTCCACCGCTGTTGGAATACGAAAATGTGCGGTACAAAGAAGAAATCAAAAAGTCGTAGAAGAAAGTGGAGAAACTTTTTTAGACGATAGAACCTTATTACAATTATTATCTTCTGCTGAAAAGATCGCTCATATCTCAGGCTACTCCGAAGGATGTGCCGCAGGAACTGTGGAATTCCTACTAGATTGTGAAACAGGCAATTTTGGATTTTTAGAAATGAATACCAGATTGCAGGTAGAATATCCTGTGACTGATCAATCTCTTGGCATTGATCTAGCAAAATGGCAAATTCTATTTTTCGACGGAAGAGAACAAGAGATACCTTACGACTCAGTAATCAGAAGAAGATTCTCCGATAGAAATCATTCTATCCAATGCCGAATATATGCAGAAGATCCTTTTCAAAACTATTCACCTTCTCCCGGAAAAATAAAAGATCTAGAATTGCCTACATTCAATGGAGTGCGTTGTGATTTTGGATTCAGAAAAGGCGATAGAGTATTAGGTGATTACGATCCTATGATCGGAAAATTGATCACTACAGGAACCACAAGAGAAGAAGCATTACTCAGAATGGAAAGAGCCCTTTCTGATCTATATATCCGCGGCATTACTACAAACATCGAACAACTGATCAAATTAGTAAGACATGATCTTTTTCGTTCAGGAGAATATGATAATTTAATTTTATCTAATAATGAAGAACTTACAAAAGCGGAGAAGGAATCAGAAGAAGAAGGTGCAATCATCTGCTCACTTGCTGAATCTGTTTTTATAACAGAAAACGATCTGAAAAGATCTTTTAGAGATAGAGATCTTCCCAAATTACTTCATTCTCAAGAGTCAGAATATTCCCTTTATGAATTCGAATTAAAATCGGAACTAAAAACTTTTAAGACCCGCTTATTCAGAACTTCTATTTCTAGTTATAGAGTATTACTAAATGGAAAAGATTTCGGAACCATTGGGGTTTCCGTACGCGGAGAATTAGGAGAAGAATTTTTAGTTGAATTTGAAGGAAGAACAATACCTGTTCGAGTGGATCGAAGGCCCTCTTATCATTTAGTTAGATTTCCAGATAAACAAGGAAAACTCAGGTATCTAAGATTTTCTATTCTATCCAAAGACAAAAAAAATAATACATCCAACGAAGGAGTATTACGTTCTCCTTTCCAAGGGACATTCGTAAAGATCTGCAATAACCCGTTAACAAATGGAACATGGAAGGAAGGAGAAATCATCCAAGAAGGAGATCCTATCCTAGTCATTTCAGCAATGAAAATGGAAACTGTGCTTACTGCGCCCGTCGGCGGAAGACTGGGCTATTTATTAGAACATGGAGATAGGAACAAATTAGTCAGGGGAATGACCGCTTCCGGAATGGTCCTCGGAAAAGGACTTAGCGAAGGAGAAATACTCGCCAAAATTGAAACAGAACAGAAATCCGAGACAAATAAAGAATTAGAAAATCATAATACTTCTGGGGAATCTATCTGGGAAATCTGGACTTCTATAGATGCAGATACAGAACTAAAACTTCCTCCAATCCAAAAAACTTCAGGCTCCGATCTAAGAACCTTTTTAAGGTCCTGGATGTTAGGAACTTTCAGAGAACAAGATGCAGCAGAAAAGATAGATTCTATACTTTCAAATTTCGAATTTGCAAAACTTTCAGATTCAGAAAATCGGCTTTGGGGAAACTTTTATATAGAACTTTTAAAATTCCATGTACTCGTGAGAAGAATATTCTCTTCAGATCCTGGTACAAAATTTTCTCATTATGGAGAAATACAAAGAGCACTTTCAGAATGGGATACTGAAGGGTATAATCCACCAAAGACTACGAAAAAACTTTTATCAAATGCATTTCATTATTATGGGATCAAACCTTGGAACCCTCTCAGAAGGACCAAGAGCCAAAAAGATGCATTTATATTTTTAGTAAAAGCTTATGCGAATCTGAGAGAAGGAAAAGAACTTACTGCAAAACTTTTAGAAATACTTTCCATTTATGCTCCGCCTACTCCTTCAATAGATCTTGCATTGAATGGAATCTTGTATTTAGAAGAAAGAGAGAAGGAAAGCTCACTCGAAAAAACAGTCCGAAGAATATTAAGCTCAAGAGGAAATCGTCCCCAAAAATTTAAAGGGGGAGATGCAACCATTTCCAGAAAGCATGTATTCGACTATGTAAGATTTTTGAAATCACCTTGGTCTTCAGTCTCCGAAGAAAAACCTGAAACCTTAGAAGAGAAATTCAGAAGATCATTTTCTGAAAACTTACCGCTACTCCCAGAAAACTTTGATGATTCCTTAACAGCCCAAATCAGAAAAAAACTTGAGTATTGGCAAACCCAAGGAAATATCAAAAGATTGTTTTCCCCTACTCCAGGGCATTTCTTGTATTTTCTGGAAACTGGAAAAGAAAAACAATATATACTCTTCTCCACTTTAAGCGCTAAACCTGGAACACAAACGTCCAGATTCGATCTAGAAACTACTGCAAAAATAGGAGCCTGTATTTTACAAGGTTCTCAAATATTCAAAAGACTAGATATTTTCAGATTAGAAGTTCTTGTCTCCGGATTTAAAGTAAAATTCGATCCAGGTTCCAATGAAGAGGATGTATTCAATTATAATAATATAATGGAATCAGCAGGTTCTGTTCTTCGTTTCTTCTTACATGGATTGTATAGTCAATTCACGATGGATTTCCTACCGGAAAACACTGAAAAGACAGTTACACTTTCCTTCTTCTTTAAAGATGGAAAGCTTAGAATGGACATTGCTCACCCTAATGACCCAAGATTTCCGTATTGTGTCGGAACAGATCCTAAAGACCTAGCAGTTTTTCAAAAAGGAAAATGGCCTTTGGAATGTTGGGTCTCTGAAGTATTCGATACTGACTCCGCAAAAGAGATCACGATCCCCGGAATAGACGGACTTCTCAGAAAAAATCCTAAAACAGGCAAAGAAGAAATCTATAGTCCCGGAGCAAAAATATTCGAAGGAAAAATAGGCGGAAAACCTGCATTATGCTTTTTTAAAGATTCCAGAGTTGCAGGCGGAGCCACAGGAGATTTAGAAGGAAGAAAATATATAGCGGCAGCGTACTACTCCTATCGAAAGGATCTTCCTTTATATATTTGGAATGATGGTGCCGGTGCAAATATCAAAGAAGGAATGGTTTCTTTGAATAGAGCGGCAGAAGGATTCTTCATGAATTCACTTTTAAGTGCTGGCGTCAAAGCATCCGATTTCAGAGCAGCAATCGAATCACATTCAGATCCAATCTTAAAAGAAGTATGTTCCGAAACTGAAAAAAAATACGGATCAGAATTCAGAAAATATAACTCAGAAGATAAACCCAATCTATGTTTTACTGTCGCAGTTGGAACAGGTTCATCAACTGGTTTGGATGTTTACGGTTCTTCTCAGGCATCTTTGCAAGTTCTCCTAAATGAAGACGAATCTTACAGAGTTCTTACAGGATCTTCTGTGATCGAGTCCGTAACGGGTGAGAAATTCACAAATTATGAGATCGGCGGCGCAAAAATTATGGGCCAAGCCACTGGTACTGTGGATTTTGTTGCCAATGATAAGATCCAACTCATTTGGATCATCAGAAGAATTCAAGATTCTTTGTTAGGATGCAAACTTCTTCCAAAAGAAAAAAGCCAAAGAGTTATATCAGAAAATTGGAATGTTTTAGATGAGAATGAGATCATCCATCACTCAGAGAGCGGCTTTTTCTTACCGATTAAAGAAAACTATTCTGGTTCAGGATCCTTAATTTCAGGATTCATTCGATTGGGACAAACACCTGTGCTTTCCATGGGACCAAGAACAAACGACGGATTTCATTCTCTTCCATGTATTATCAAAGCCAAAGAGTCTGTTCGTATCGCAGAAAAAACAGGTGCAAGTTTACTTTTAGTTTATGGAAGCAAATGGTTCAGAAGTTCTCATCTGGATGATTACGATTCTCTTAGACCAAGAAGGGACTTTCAAAAATCATTACAAAATTTTAAAGGAGCCTGTTTACATTTTGTTAAAAATCCAGAAGGACTTAGGGTTTCCGAACTCACCTCTAGTGCAGATGTATGGTTGCTTTTAGAACCGAATGAAAAAAGTAAAGCTTCCGCTCATAAAGAATTTTCGAATAAAAAAAGATGGGCAACATTCACTTCTAAAAACGAATCGGAAGCTTATGAGATCATCAAAAAATTCTTCCATCTATTAAATCATAGAAGTATCGAAAATTCCTCTCCAAGCAAAAATGAGATTAAACTTCCGAAAGAGATCACTGTTTCTTACGATATGAAAGAAGAGATCGTTCAGAAAATTTTGGATGAGAATACATTCTTAGAATTTGGAGAATGGGATCCTGGTTCGAGCTTGATCACAGGACTTGGAAGAATACAAGGAAGAACAGTTGCGATCATCGCTGACCAACCTAAAGGAGGAGGTTCTCCCGACGCACCAGGCACCGAAAAATTCAGAGTATTCACTGAGTTTGCAAATAAACATTCCATACCTTTATTAATGATTTCTGATGCTCCAGGATTTGTTCCAGGAACAAAACAAGAAAGAGCAAGGATACAACAGATCGGCGGAGAGTCTTTGGATGTAAACGTTCTCTCCGAAATTCCAGTAGTTTCTATCATATTAAGACAGAATTATGGCGGAAGACAGATCCACGCATTTAGCGGATTTTTAAGACCTGGGATCGCATACTATTCTCTGGCAGAAGCAACTCTTGCTGTGATGGGAGGAAATTCTGCGTTCGATCTATTCCAAGGAGCAAAAGTTTCCTCCCTCAGAAAAGAAGGAAATATTCAAGAAATTGAATCTATTCAAAAAGAATTTTTCGAGTCTTTTACCAAAAAATCCAGAGCAGATTTCGATGCAAAAAACACTGGGGTTTTAGATGGAACATTCGGATCCATTTCCGAATTAAGGGAAGTTTTAAAAATAGGTTTAGAAGAAGCAGATCTTAAACTTTCCCTTTGGAGAAAAAATAAAAACAAATACTCTGAAGGTGAAGTATATATTTGTCCTTCCAACTCCGAAGAAGATTGGAAAGATCTAATCTTACCTTAA